A single genomic interval of Armigeres subalbatus isolate Guangzhou_Male chromosome 1, GZ_Asu_2, whole genome shotgun sequence harbors:
- the LOC134205665 gene encoding thioredoxin reductase 1, mitochondrial isoform X1, whose amino-acid sequence MSLLVARRVGNLISVRYARLLSTHTTLLAKENFDYDLVVIGGGSGGLACAKEAVQFGAKVAVLDFVKPSPQGTKWGLGGTCVNVGCIPKKLMHQASLLGEAIHDAQPYGWKFADPESVKHDWNALTESVQNHIKSVNWVTRVDLRDKKVEYVNGLGHFKDAHNVVAVMKNQTERVLNAKHVVIAVGGRPRYPNIPGAVEYGITSDDIFSLPNEPGKTLVVGAGYIGLECAGFLKGFGYDATVMVRSILLRGFDQQMATMVGDAMIEKGIKFLHKTQPQSVEKQADGRLLVKYRADDGTEGSDVYDTVLFAIGRTACTEDLKLNQAGVTTAESGKSDKLDVDSFEATNVANIFAVGDVLYKKPELTPVAIHAGRLLARRLFNNQTDIMDYADVATTVFSPLEYGCVGLSEEDAEARFGKDKVEVYHAYYKPTEFFVPQRSVRYCYLKAVALLEGDQKVLGLHFLGPVAGEVIQGFAAALKSGLTMKILKNTVGIHPTVAEEFTRLLITKSSGLDPTPATCCS is encoded by the exons ATGTCACTTCTTGTCGCACGACGTGTTGGCAATTTAATAAGTGTGCGTTACGCAAGGCTTTTGAGCACGCACACCACGCTGTTGGCGA AGGAAAATTTCGACTATGATCTCGTCGTAATCGGCGGTGGATCCGGTGGCTTGGCCTGCGCCAAGGAAGCCGTGCAATTCGGCGCCAAGGTCGCGGTACTGGATTTTGTCAAGCCCTCCCCTCAGGGCACCAAGTGGGGTCTCGGTGGTACCTGCGTGAACGTGGGATGCATTCCCAAAAAGCTAATGCACCAGGCTTCCCTGTTGGGTGAAGCTATTCAT GATGCGCAGCCCTACGGATGGAAGTTTGCCGATCCGGAATCGGTAAAACACGATTGGAATGCTCTGACCGAGTCGGTGCAGAATCACATCAAGTCCGTCAACTGGGTTACTCGAGTTGACCTGCGGGACAAAAAGGTGGAATACGTTAACGGGCTTGGACACTTCAAGGATGCCCATAACGTAGTGGCTGTGATGAAGAATCAAACCGAACGGGTGCTGAATGCTAAGCATGTAGTTATCGCCGTCGGTGGACGACCCCGGTATCCCAACATCCCCGGAGCTGTCGAGTACGGAATTACTAGCGATGATATCTTCAGCTTACCAAATGAGCCTGGCAAGACGCTGGTCGTTGGTGCTGGTTACATCGGATTGGAGTGCGCAGGTTTCCTCAAAGGATTCGGTTATGATGCCACCGTGATGGTTCGATCGATTTTGCTGCGCGGTTTTGATCAGCAAATGGCTACCATGGTTGGAGATGCTATGATTGAGAAGGGAATtaaattcctgcacaaaactCAGCCACAATCTGTTGAGAAGCAAGCCGATGGTCGTCTACTGGTAAAATATCGTGCTGATGATGGCACCGAAGGATCCGATGTGTACGATACCGTTCTGTTTGCCATTGGTCGTACCGCATGTACTGAAGACCTTAAGCTGAATCAGGCTGGTGTTACCACTGCCGAAAGCGGAAAGTCCGATAAACTCGATGTGGACAGTTTCGAGGCGACTAACGTTGCGAACATTTTTGCCGTTGGCGATGTTCTGTACAAGAAACCAGAGCTGACGCCAGTTGCCATTCACGCTGGCCGCCTGTTGGCCCGTCGATTATTCAATAACCAAACTGATATCATGGATTATGCTGACGTTGCAACCACGGTTTTCTCACCTCTAGAGTACGGCTGTGTTGGTCTGAGCGAAGAGGATGCCGAAGCGAGATTCGGCAAAGACAAGGTCGAGGTTTACCATGCTTACTACAAACCAACGGAATTCTTCGTTCCACAACGTAGCGTACGGTATTGCTATCTTAAAGCGGTTGCACTGCTGGAAGGCGACCAGAAAGTTTTGGGTCTCCATTTCTTGGGTCCGGTTGCTGGAGAAGTTATTCAGGGCTTTGCGGCTGCTTTGAAATCTGGCCTCACCATGAAGATTCTTAAGAACACCGTCGGTATTCACCCCACCGTTGCCGAGGAGTTCACTCGACTGTTGATCACCAAGAGTTCCGGGCTGGATCCCACTCCCGCTACGTGCTGCAGTTAA
- the LOC134205665 gene encoding thioredoxin reductase 1, mitochondrial isoform X2 — protein MAPINQENFDYDLVVIGGGSGGLACAKEAVQFGAKVAVLDFVKPSPQGTKWGLGGTCVNVGCIPKKLMHQASLLGEAIHDAQPYGWKFADPESVKHDWNALTESVQNHIKSVNWVTRVDLRDKKVEYVNGLGHFKDAHNVVAVMKNQTERVLNAKHVVIAVGGRPRYPNIPGAVEYGITSDDIFSLPNEPGKTLVVGAGYIGLECAGFLKGFGYDATVMVRSILLRGFDQQMATMVGDAMIEKGIKFLHKTQPQSVEKQADGRLLVKYRADDGTEGSDVYDTVLFAIGRTACTEDLKLNQAGVTTAESGKSDKLDVDSFEATNVANIFAVGDVLYKKPELTPVAIHAGRLLARRLFNNQTDIMDYADVATTVFSPLEYGCVGLSEEDAEARFGKDKVEVYHAYYKPTEFFVPQRSVRYCYLKAVALLEGDQKVLGLHFLGPVAGEVIQGFAAALKSGLTMKILKNTVGIHPTVAEEFTRLLITKSSGLDPTPATCCS, from the exons AGGAAAATTTCGACTATGATCTCGTCGTAATCGGCGGTGGATCCGGTGGCTTGGCCTGCGCCAAGGAAGCCGTGCAATTCGGCGCCAAGGTCGCGGTACTGGATTTTGTCAAGCCCTCCCCTCAGGGCACCAAGTGGGGTCTCGGTGGTACCTGCGTGAACGTGGGATGCATTCCCAAAAAGCTAATGCACCAGGCTTCCCTGTTGGGTGAAGCTATTCAT GATGCGCAGCCCTACGGATGGAAGTTTGCCGATCCGGAATCGGTAAAACACGATTGGAATGCTCTGACCGAGTCGGTGCAGAATCACATCAAGTCCGTCAACTGGGTTACTCGAGTTGACCTGCGGGACAAAAAGGTGGAATACGTTAACGGGCTTGGACACTTCAAGGATGCCCATAACGTAGTGGCTGTGATGAAGAATCAAACCGAACGGGTGCTGAATGCTAAGCATGTAGTTATCGCCGTCGGTGGACGACCCCGGTATCCCAACATCCCCGGAGCTGTCGAGTACGGAATTACTAGCGATGATATCTTCAGCTTACCAAATGAGCCTGGCAAGACGCTGGTCGTTGGTGCTGGTTACATCGGATTGGAGTGCGCAGGTTTCCTCAAAGGATTCGGTTATGATGCCACCGTGATGGTTCGATCGATTTTGCTGCGCGGTTTTGATCAGCAAATGGCTACCATGGTTGGAGATGCTATGATTGAGAAGGGAATtaaattcctgcacaaaactCAGCCACAATCTGTTGAGAAGCAAGCCGATGGTCGTCTACTGGTAAAATATCGTGCTGATGATGGCACCGAAGGATCCGATGTGTACGATACCGTTCTGTTTGCCATTGGTCGTACCGCATGTACTGAAGACCTTAAGCTGAATCAGGCTGGTGTTACCACTGCCGAAAGCGGAAAGTCCGATAAACTCGATGTGGACAGTTTCGAGGCGACTAACGTTGCGAACATTTTTGCCGTTGGCGATGTTCTGTACAAGAAACCAGAGCTGACGCCAGTTGCCATTCACGCTGGCCGCCTGTTGGCCCGTCGATTATTCAATAACCAAACTGATATCATGGATTATGCTGACGTTGCAACCACGGTTTTCTCACCTCTAGAGTACGGCTGTGTTGGTCTGAGCGAAGAGGATGCCGAAGCGAGATTCGGCAAAGACAAGGTCGAGGTTTACCATGCTTACTACAAACCAACGGAATTCTTCGTTCCACAACGTAGCGTACGGTATTGCTATCTTAAAGCGGTTGCACTGCTGGAAGGCGACCAGAAAGTTTTGGGTCTCCATTTCTTGGGTCCGGTTGCTGGAGAAGTTATTCAGGGCTTTGCGGCTGCTTTGAAATCTGGCCTCACCATGAAGATTCTTAAGAACACCGTCGGTATTCACCCCACCGTTGCCGAGGAGTTCACTCGACTGTTGATCACCAAGAGTTCCGGGCTGGATCCCACTCCCGCTACGTGCTGCAGTTAA
- the LOC134205667 gene encoding endoplasmic reticulum membrane-associated RNA degradation protein-like, translating to MQSESSEKFFSDEIACMLLVVSCDQNDIVFTEPNGTLDWKAVEQYFADDLVTHDQPLSYEQCSRLMPKLHALLKRCPTASYQAKTLNWTNRLDVINEALRGTSLTCSLMLSAILEYSLGNIVATKTGSAPPHLLRDLLMTDTLANVLGETMIYLLRLLLGTPNGINFRNLAWHGFLSETDVDPVYPNFLLVILTAVGQIFEKQNLTIECRSCTLQAQLMFDIMGLQKFNVNLFKTCLNDNRHISETQFQDWMQTLEYYNRNQYYSCMSRALPQLEMYLRRVYSELHQKDFRAKLDEYYIIMDTVFEEHNSCTGNRNLIFDHYSTSLLELAYDLLAAINGPRIRDKLSHGELQIDQVNEPMAKAVLYTCYLIITNEANFAYKSVYHPNAILRTNLKDCKNTLEQIAILQFPVNIDLCESSDDVPFVPQVYVTDNNVRIFHRPEGEEVVIGFLQRIAIALQLAAENLHQALVFKINAMERRELRSRARNSFCNMLKMLPTICRAFEHVLNLIGWIFYCLMEADEIRDVQKLIRFMKFILKYTENAAINLDAKTNIWLPLYETSRRELYDKTRQNLTLLLC from the exons ATGCAAAGTGAATCATCAGAAAAGTTTTTTAGTGATGAAATCGCATGCATGCTGCTTGTGGTCAGCTGCGATCAAAACGATATAGTTTTTACTGAACCTAATGGCACTCTGGATTGGAAAGCAGTTGAGCAGTACTTTGCTGACGATTTAG TTACCCACGATCAGCCTTTGTCTTACGAACAATGTAGTCGACTGATGCCCAAGTTGCACGCCTTATTGAAACGATGCCCGACCGCATCCTATCAGGCGAAGACCCTGAATTGGACAAATCGATTAGATGTGATCAATGAAGCTCTGCGTGGCACTAGTTTGACCTGTTCGCTTATGCTTTCAGCCATCCTTGAATACTCCTTGGGTAACATCGTCGCCACCAAGACTGGTTCTGCTCCGCCGCATCTACTTAGAGATTTGCTGATGACTGATACTCTGGCGAATGTGCTTGGCGAAACTATGATATATTTATTGCGACTTCTACTGGGCACACCAAACGGCATCAACTTCAGAAATCTTGCCTGGCATGGGTTCCTCAGTGAAACCGACGTTGACCCAGTTTATCCGAATTTTCTACTGGTTATTTTAACAGCTGTTGGACAGATTTTCGAAAAACAAAACTTGACTATAGAATGTCGAAGTTGTACCTTGCAAGCTCAGTTGATGTTCGATATAATGGGGTTACAAAAGTTTAATGTAAATCTGTTCAAAACCTGCCTCAATGATAATCGACATATATCGGAAACTCAGTTTCAAGATTGGATGCAGACTTTGGAGTACTATAATAGAAATCAATACTATTCCTGTATGAGTCGTGCCTTACCGCAACTGGAAATGTATCTGAGAAGGGTATATAGTGAGCTTCATCAAAAGGATTTTCGTGCGAAACTAGACGAATATTACATAATAATGGATACAGTTTTCGAAGAACATAACTCCTGTACAGGGAATCGCAACCTGATTTTCGATCACTATTCCACATCATTGTTGGAGTTGGCCTACGATCTTCTAGCAGCGATAAATGGCCCTAGAATACGGGATAAATTGAGCCACGGCGAATTACAGATAGACCAAGTAAACGAACCTATGGCCAAAGCAGTCCTATACACATGCTATCTGATTATAACGAATGAAGCAAACTTCGCGTACAAAAGTGTGTATCATCCTAATGCAATACTGCGAACCAATCTAAAAGATTGTAAAAATACCTTAGAACAGATAGCAATTTTGCAGTTCCCAGTAAATATCGATTTGTGCGAATCGAGCGATGATGTTCCATTTGTGCCGCAAGTATATGTgactgataataatgttagaaTCTTCCATCGCCCAGAAGGTGAGGAAGTAGTGATTGGTTTTCTACAAAGAATAGCTATCGCATTGCAACTTGCTGCCGAGAATCTCCATCAAGCTCTGGTTTTCAAGATAAACGCCATGGAAAGAAGGGAGCTGCGTTCCAGAGCGAGGAATAGCTTCTGCAACATGCTGAAGATGCTTCCAACGATATGCCGAGCGTTCGAGCATGTATTGAACCTAATTGGGTGGATTTTCTACTGTCTAATGGAAGCTGACGAAATTCGTGATGTCCAAAAACTGATCAG atttatgaaatttattcTCAAATACACGGAAAATGCAGCTATCAATCTAGATGCGAAGACCAACATCTGGCTACCCCTGTACGAAACATCAAGGCGCGAGTTGTACGATAAAACTAGGCAAAACCTTACGCTACTTTTGTGCTGA
- the LOC134205668 gene encoding B-cell CLL/lymphoma 7 protein family member B-B-like isoform X1 yields MYICSEGVDKVLLSVFLSKALANLLTPVLLPTVPGSNLRGMVGVSSKDKPFPNMSRSVRAETRASKKDDVKKFMLSMDRVRRWEKKWVTIGETSMKIFKWVPISSKDNKKGGLLKGSGTAAVSGGGGLLANGNSTVSSNAVSVNSNSNSNSSENKENTRKQGTDSNSNSNFALTTEDSNTCFSLVSDSQGATEFVSNMPFSEDSNSQGSDSAPKRLKTD; encoded by the exons ATGTATATTTGTAGCGAAGGTGTGGACAAAGTGCTGTTAAGCGTTTTCCTTTCGAAGGCTTTA GCGAATCTCCTCACTCCCGTGCTTCTGCCGACGGTGCCCGGAAGCAATCTGCGTGGTATGGTTGGCGTGTCATCGAAAGATAAACCCTTCCCCAACATGTCGCGCAGTGTGAGGGCCGAAACGCGGGCCAGCAAGAAAGACGATGTCAAGAAGTTCATGCTTTCGATGGATCGGGTTCGTCGCTGGGAGAAAAAGTGGGTCACAATCGGCGAAACTTCGATGAAGATCTTCAAGTGGGTTCCGATATCCAGCAAGGACAACAAAAAGGGAGGCTTGCTCAAGGGTTCCGGCACGGCGGCGGTCAGCGGCGGTGGGGGTTTGCTCGCTAATGGAAATTCGACGGTCAGCAGCAATGCCGTCTCGGTCAACAGCAATAGTAACAGTAACAGTAGTGAAAATAAGGAAAACACTCGAAAACAGGGGACAGATtcgaattccaattcaaattttgcGCTGACAACCGAAGATTCCAACACCT GCTTCTCCCTGGTAAGTGACTCTCAAGGGGCCACAGAGTTCGTCTCGAATATGCCATTCTCTGAGGATTCTAATTCACAAGGATCGGACAGTGCTCCGAAGCGACTGAAAACTGACTAG
- the LOC134205668 gene encoding B-cell CLL/lymphoma 7 protein family member B-B-like isoform X2 has translation MVGVSSKDKPFPNMSRSVRAETRASKKDDVKKFMLSMDRVRRWEKKWVTIGETSMKIFKWVPISSKDNKKGGLLKGSGTAAVSGGGGLLANGNSTVSSNAVSVNSNSNSNSSENKENTRKQGTDSNSNSNFALTTEDSNTCFSLVSDSQGATEFVSNMPFSEDSNSQGSDSAPKRLKTD, from the exons ATGGTTGGCGTGTCATCGAAAGATAAACCCTTCCCCAACATGTCGCGCAGTGTGAGGGCCGAAACGCGGGCCAGCAAGAAAGACGATGTCAAGAAGTTCATGCTTTCGATGGATCGGGTTCGTCGCTGGGAGAAAAAGTGGGTCACAATCGGCGAAACTTCGATGAAGATCTTCAAGTGGGTTCCGATATCCAGCAAGGACAACAAAAAGGGAGGCTTGCTCAAGGGTTCCGGCACGGCGGCGGTCAGCGGCGGTGGGGGTTTGCTCGCTAATGGAAATTCGACGGTCAGCAGCAATGCCGTCTCGGTCAACAGCAATAGTAACAGTAACAGTAGTGAAAATAAGGAAAACACTCGAAAACAGGGGACAGATtcgaattccaattcaaattttgcGCTGACAACCGAAGATTCCAACACCT GCTTCTCCCTGGTAAGTGACTCTCAAGGGGCCACAGAGTTCGTCTCGAATATGCCATTCTCTGAGGATTCTAATTCACAAGGATCGGACAGTGCTCCGAAGCGACTGAAAACTGACTAG